From the genome of Deltaproteobacteria bacterium:
TGCAACCGACACGGCCGAGGATCTCCCCTTTCCGGACATACTCCCCTTCCCTGCATTCATTTTCTTGATTGTGGGCATAGACCGTTTCCACACCACCGGCATGACGCAGGATAACAACCTTTCCATACCCCCGTATTTCCCCACTGAATATCACCTTTCCGTTGCCGGCCGCCCGCACCGGAGACCCGGCTGGAAGAGCAATGTCGATCCCGTCGTGCCATTTCCGCTCTCCGGTGAAGGGATCCCGCCGCCACCCGTAACCGGATGAAATTTGTGCCGAAACGGTAAGACCTAAATCCTGATTCAAATGTCCCACCCCCTGCAGTGATGATTCGACTTTCAGGGGCGACGCATGTCTTGCTCCGGTTTGCCGTTCCAGTTGACGGCTGATCATGTCGGCCAGACCGAGTCCTCCCCGTTGAGAAAGTTCATGCGCAATCTGTTCATCGAGCATGGAACGATAAATATTTTCCGCCTTCCGGTTACCCAGAAGATCCGACTGCATCACCGTATCGCGCATCTTTTTAATCATATAAGTCAGCAGGAAGGATTCAAACTCATGTCCCGCCTTGATGGCTTCTTTTTTGTCTTGGGAGTGAGGGGAGGTGCCGGCAAAGGTCTTTTCAATTCGTTCAGACTTTTCCATGAACCCGGATTGTGCGAACCCGGATTGAAGGGGCGAAATATTTTTCATACGGTTTCCAATCTAAATAATCTTCAGTTCCGCCTGCAAGGCCCCCGCCGCCTTGATGGCCTGAAAAATAGCGATCAAGTCCGAAGGGGAGACCCCGATGGAATTCAGGCCCCGCACGACCTCACCGATACTGACCCCGGCAGGAACGAGCATCAACTTTCTCTTTTCCTCCGAGACCTTAACCGTCGTATCCGGAACCGTCACGGTCTTCCCCGAGGCCAGTGCCCTCGGTTGGGAAACACCGACCCGTTCCTTGATCTCAATACTGAGATTTCCGTGGGAAATGGCCACCGTTGAGATCCGTACGTGTTCCCCCATAACGACCGTTCCGGTCCGCTCATTCAGGACGACACGGGCATAGGTATCAGGAGCCACATCAATCGCTTCCAGGCGGGAAATAAAGGAGACCGGATTGTTCTGAAAGTCTTTCGGCAGCATCACCTCCAGTGTTCCACCATCAAGAGCATTCGCCGTATGCGCTCCAAAGTACTGATTGACGGCTTTAGCAATCCGGTTTGCGGTACAGAAATCAGCAGTCCGCAGGGCTGCACGAATGCGTCCCTGATGAAAAACGGTCATCGGCACCTCCCGTTCGACCAGTGCCCCGCCGGAGATGACGCCGACGGTGGGATGGTTTTTCTGTACTCCTCCGCCCGACGCACCCCCAAAAGAGAAACCACCGACCGAAACCTCCCCCTGTGCTACGGCGTAAACCTTACCGTCAGGTCCTTTCAACGGCGTCATGAGAAGGGTCCCCCCCCGCAGACTTGACGCATTCCCGATGGAGGAGATCTTGATATCCAGCCGGTTGCCATTCCGGGCAAAAGGAGGAAGCGTCGTCGTCACCATCACGGAAGCGACATTCTCCGCCTTGATCCCCTTCACCTTAGCGGGGTTCACCGTTACCCCAAGACGCTGGAGCATACTGGCCAGGCTCTGGTTGGTGAAGATCGTGGAGGTATCATCCCCCGTGCCGTCCAACCCGATCACCAGGCCGTACCCCAACAACTGGTTATCCCGGACCCCTTCGATGTTCACCAGATCCTTGATGCGCGCACCGAAAGCGAACCCCGGAAGTAACAGCATCCCCAACAACAGTATCCACACTTTAAGAGGCTGGATCATGGTTTCACTCCATGGGAAATTTTGATCGTTTTCATTCACGAAGTCATTCCTTTCCGAAACTCAGAAGGGCCAGAACTTGTCGAATCCCCGGGCCAGCCACCCAGGCCGCTGTTTATCCCCCACGACTCCCATGCCGTAATAGGAAATACTGGCATCCGCAATAAACGTGGACAGGATGATGTTCTGCGCACTGATATCATCGGGACGGACCGTCCCGGTCAGGACCATAATCTGTTCCTCCCCGTTTACCGTGACCAGACGTCTGCCCCGGATTTTCAGATTGCCGTTCGGGAGGACCTCCGTCACAATCGCCGTCATCTTGCCGCTCAGCTTTCCACTGCGGGTTGTCTCTCCGCTTCCATCAAAGTCGTTTTTGGTGGACGCCCCGAGAATGTTGGCAAGATCAAGTGCGTTGGCACTGGTCGTTCCTGCACCATTGGAGGTTTGCAGCCGGGAGAGTCTCGAGTCCAGACGGGTTTCCTGACCGAAGAGATGTGGCATCCCGGCAGAAATCTGCGAGGAACGGCCAAGTTTGGTTGATGCCTTTTTGGTCGCTGTAGAACTTTCCACAATATCAATCGTCACAATATCATTGACCGTCCGGGCCTTGTTGTCGACAAAAAGCATGTTCCGATTCGATTCCCCCGTCCAGAGAGATCCGGTAGCCTGAGCCGGGGCCGACACAACCGGGGTCTGCACAATCGGCGTCGGCATTTTTGCTTTTTCGCGAAGTGATTTGTGAAACAGCCGGGTTGTTCCGGCACACCCCGCCATGAATATCATGAACAAAATCAGAAGATATCTCCGCATCATCTCACCTGTTCCTCTGTGGTTTGTACACTCCATGCTACCATGTCTCGATCCGCACCGTGCTGCCGTCAATCACCTTGCCGTAGACTTCCTTCTTGGAGGCAATGTTCTGAACCCGTATCACGGCGCCTGGAATTCCGTTTTCCAGCACCTTTCCCCGTGCAATAATCCTGAACAGATTGTTCTCGACTTGCATGGTGACCAGATCGCCCCGCCGGACCACCGGAGGAATCTCGACCTCGTTTTTACGAATCGGTTCCCCGGCCCGGATAAAACTCCGGCTTCGGGTTCCGACAATGTCCTTGACGGAGGAAAAATAATCCGAGTTCATGCCGGCCAGATTCCGTCGTTCCACAACAACATCATTTGCATCAATCTGGCTCATTCGGGCAATGGGATGGCGTGCCGTCACGACCGGTACATAAACCCGGATATCGGCGTTCACCCAAATCTGTTTCTTTTCCCCCGCCGTCTCAAGGATCACCTGTAGAGGTGTGGTCCCGAGAAAATCCGTATGCGGTTGGGAAATCACCTGCCAGGCAATCTTGCCAGCGGGCAGAAGCAGATCACGAGGCCCCGTAATCCGGCCGATTTCGACCTCGTTCGATCTCCAGGGAATTTCTTTCACAAGGTATTGTTTGACCACCCGGCGGATCTGCCTGGCCGTAACGGTCTGTGCATCTCGGAGGATGACGGTCTGTTCCGCACCGGAAAAATGTACGTCGCGGGCCCGGATCTTCCGAGATTTGAGGAGCAGCAGAAGGCGAGACCGTGTGATGATGATTTTTTTCCCGGGAAGCGGTGCAGGACCGATTTCCAGGCTCCCAAGGTCGGGAACGACGGTGCCGGGATCCATATGGACCCGGGCAATCTCCTGAAGATAGAGGACTGTCTTTCGCACATGAACACGCTTTTGCAGAGTAATGTTCATCTTTGCACCGACCGCCCCGTCAGCAAGAATCAAGAGAAGAAAACTGTAAAGAACCATCTGCACCGGTCGTTTCATTCGCTCTTACCTCTTGGTATTGTTGGCAGTCTGCATCATTTCATCGGCTGTCTGAATCGCTTTGGAGTTGATCTCGTAGGCCCGCTGGCCGACGATCATATTGATTAGTTCCTCACTGATGTTCACGTTGGAAAGTTCCAGAAACCCCTGTGCGAGCGTCCCGACCCCGTTCTCACCGGGTGTCCCCGTTGTCGGGCTACCGGAGGAGGCGGTCTCTGTATAAAGATTCCTTCCGATACTTTTCAGTCCGGAGGGGTTGGCAAAGGATACAAGCTGTATCTGACCCACCTGGGTCGATGCGTTTTGTCCCGCCTGCATCACGGATACCGTTCCATCCGATCCGACGGTAATATTCAAAGTATCTGCGGGAATCGTAATCTGCGGAACCAGCGGAAAGCCATCGGATGTCACGAGACGCCCCTGTTCATCCTGCTTGAAAGAACCGGCACGACTGTACCCGGTCTCACCGTTCGGCTGGAGGATCTGGAAAAATCCACGCCCTTCAATGGCAAAATCCAGCGGGTTCTGGGTCTGCTGGAATTCGCCCTGTTGAAAAATCTTCTGTATGGCGGCATTTCGGGTGCCGAGACCGATCTGCATCCCGGTCGGATAGATGGTACTGCTGGAAGAACTCGCTCCGGCCTCACGGAGGGTCTGATAGAGAAGATCCTGAAAATCCGCCCGGCTGCGCTTGAATCCCGTGGTGTTGACATTCGCCAGGTTATTCGCGATCACATCGATATTCAGTTGCTGGGCTTCCATTCCGGACGCAGCCGTCCATAATGCACGGATCATAATCGACTCCTTTCTACTGCGTTATCCCTACCCTCTTCCCAATTCCGATGTGACCGCCTTGGACGCATCGTCCATTGACTGGATCACCTTCTGATAGGATTCATAAGAACGGGAGACATCAATTAACTGCAGCATCTCTTCAACCATATTGACATTCGATTTTTCAACATAGCCCTGCCGAACACTCACGTTCAGATCCTGTGTAAGATTCCCCGGACCGCCGTTGTTGATGAAGAGTCCGGCCCCGGCTTTTTCCAGCTTCGACGTATCGGCAAAGGAAACCACTTTTACCTGTCCCACCGAGGACTGATCGACCGTGACCTCTCCATCCGTGCCGATCGTCACATGCGCCCCATCGATCACAAGAGGACCACTGGAACCGGAGACCGGGTCCCCATCGGCCGTAACAAGCTGGTTGTCGGAATTCAACGTGAAGTCTCCCTGCCGGGTATAACGGACCCCTTGAGGCGTATCAATTTCAAAGAAGCCATTCCCGCTCAGGGCCAGATCGAAGGTGTTCCCTGTCTTCACGATTTTTCCCTGACTGAAGTCGGTACGAAAATCGGAAATTCCCACCAGATCGGTCTCGCCGCGGGCACTCTGGGCATTATTCAGAAAAGACCGGAAGGAGAGAACATCTTTCTTGTAACCATCCGTGTTGATATTGGCCAGGTTATTCGTCAGAATCTCCAGCCGCTTTTCCTGAGCCATTCCGCCCGATACGGCTGCATAAAAACCACCCTGGTTGGACATAAGGGACTCCTCCAATCCGTTTTATGCCGACGAATTACTGAAAACACCTCTCATAAAAGCAAGGTCCGTGCCAAATACCGACACCGGGAAGCATGTATTGTAAATACACCAATACACATATTGTTACAATAACTTAGAACATTTACTTCATCCTTTCTATAAAGCAATCCATCAATAATTCCCCGCAAGGAGATAGGAAGATTTTGCCTATCCCCGTCGTCTTCTGCCCCCGATATCCGATTGCAAAATCGGAAAATAAATTCCTCAAGTATTTCCAGCACAAATTCGATAAGAAAGTATCAAGCAGAATCTCTTCTTGTTTGCACTGCTTTGACTTTTAACCCACAGGACTTCGGGGAATCCGGAAAGTTGAGGGAAACGATGAGTACAGGGCTCTGTAACGACGAACTCGTTCTGAAAGTCGGAACCAACAAGATCGAACTGCTGGAGTTCCACATTGACAAAGAGAGCGATGACGGTACGGTCTCGCAGGGAGTCTACGGAATCAATGTTTCCAAAGTAACCGAAGTCATCCGGATGACCGATATTACGGAAGTTCCCCACGTCCCGGCCTTCCTCATGGGAATCATTCACCTGAGAGGGAAGACCATTCCCATCATCAACCTTGCAAAATGGCTGGGGATTACCGAACCCAAACGTCCCATGGAAAAAAATAAGATCATCGTCGCGGAATTCAACAACACCCCCCTGGGCTTTGTCGTGCATCAGACAACGAAGATCCGTCGGATCGAATGGGAGAAAATAAGTACCCCACCGGATATCATGAATGAAAAATACGATGGGAATATTACCGGCACAACGATGATCGAAAATGATCGGCTCCTGCTGAT
Proteins encoded in this window:
- a CDS encoding peptidoglycan DD-metalloendopeptidase family protein, producing the protein MEKSERIEKTFAGTSPHSQDKKEAIKAGHEFESFLLTYMIKKMRDTVMQSDLLGNRKAENIYRSMLDEQIAHELSQRGGLGLADMISRQLERQTGARHASPLKVESSLQGVGHLNQDLGLTVSAQISSGYGWRRDPFTGERKWHDGIDIALPAGSPVRAAGNGKVIFSGEIRGYGKVVILRHAGGVETVYAHNQENECREGEYVRKGEILGRVGCTGRATGPHLHFEIRKAGKAVNPSRYIHSRMAVI
- a CDS encoding flagellar basal body P-ring protein FlgI — translated: MIQPLKVWILLLGMLLLPGFAFGARIKDLVNIEGVRDNQLLGYGLVIGLDGTGDDTSTIFTNQSLASMLQRLGVTVNPAKVKGIKAENVASVMVTTTLPPFARNGNRLDIKISSIGNASSLRGGTLLMTPLKGPDGKVYAVAQGEVSVGGFSFGGASGGGVQKNHPTVGVISGGALVEREVPMTVFHQGRIRAALRTADFCTANRIAKAVNQYFGAHTANALDGGTLEVMLPKDFQNNPVSFISRLEAIDVAPDTYARVVLNERTGTVVMGEHVRISTVAISHGNLSIEIKERVGVSQPRALASGKTVTVPDTTVKVSEEKRKLMLVPAGVSIGEVVRGLNSIGVSPSDLIAIFQAIKAAGALQAELKII
- a CDS encoding flagellar basal body L-ring protein FlgH gives rise to the protein MMRRYLLILFMIFMAGCAGTTRLFHKSLREKAKMPTPIVQTPVVSAPAQATGSLWTGESNRNMLFVDNKARTVNDIVTIDIVESSTATKKASTKLGRSSQISAGMPHLFGQETRLDSRLSRLQTSNGAGTTSANALDLANILGASTKNDFDGSGETTRSGKLSGKMTAIVTEVLPNGNLKIRGRRLVTVNGEEQIMVLTGTVRPDDISAQNIILSTFIADASISYYGMGVVGDKQRPGWLARGFDKFWPF
- the flgA gene encoding flagellar basal body P-ring formation protein FlgA: MKRPVQMVLYSFLLLILADGAVGAKMNITLQKRVHVRKTVLYLQEIARVHMDPGTVVPDLGSLEIGPAPLPGKKIIITRSRLLLLLKSRKIRARDVHFSGAEQTVILRDAQTVTARQIRRVVKQYLVKEIPWRSNEVEIGRITGPRDLLLPAGKIAWQVISQPHTDFLGTTPLQVILETAGEKKQIWVNADIRVYVPVVTARHPIARMSQIDANDVVVERRNLAGMNSDYFSSVKDIVGTRSRSFIRAGEPIRKNEVEIPPVVRRGDLVTMQVENNLFRIIARGKVLENGIPGAVIRVQNIASKKEVYGKVIDGSTVRIETW
- the flgG gene encoding flagellar basal-body rod protein FlgG; protein product: MIRALWTAASGMEAQQLNIDVIANNLANVNTTGFKRSRADFQDLLYQTLREAGASSSSSTIYPTGMQIGLGTRNAAIQKIFQQGEFQQTQNPLDFAIEGRGFFQILQPNGETGYSRAGSFKQDEQGRLVTSDGFPLVPQITIPADTLNITVGSDGTVSVMQAGQNASTQVGQIQLVSFANPSGLKSIGRNLYTETASSGSPTTGTPGENGVGTLAQGFLELSNVNISEELINMIVGQRAYEINSKAIQTADEMMQTANNTKR
- the flgF gene encoding flagellar basal-body rod protein FlgF gives rise to the protein MSNQGGFYAAVSGGMAQEKRLEILTNNLANINTDGYKKDVLSFRSFLNNAQSARGETDLVGISDFRTDFSQGKIVKTGNTFDLALSGNGFFEIDTPQGVRYTRQGDFTLNSDNQLVTADGDPVSGSSGPLVIDGAHVTIGTDGEVTVDQSSVGQVKVVSFADTSKLEKAGAGLFINNGGPGNLTQDLNVSVRQGYVEKSNVNMVEEMLQLIDVSRSYESYQKVIQSMDDASKAVTSELGRG